One Prunus dulcis chromosome 8, ALMONDv2, whole genome shotgun sequence DNA window includes the following coding sequences:
- the LOC117637851 gene encoding two-component response regulator 24: protein MLKNTKAATKITALVVDDSMINQRIHHKLLENLGIENQVVGNGKEAVDVHCSGKHFDLILMDMDMPIMNGIEATRTLRAMGIQSTIAGVSSHSSLSEDTQEFIEAGLDDYQEKPLTPDKLVAILHKVNLHV, encoded by the exons ATGTTGAAGAACACAAAGGCAGCAACCAAGATAACCGCGCTTGTTGTAGACGATAGCATGATCAACCAAAGAATTCACCACAAACTGTTGGAAAATCTTGGCATAGAAAACCAAGTTGTGGGGAATGGGAAAGAAGCCGTTGATGTCCACTGCTCTGGAAAACACTTTGACCTTATTCTCATGGACATGGACATGCCTATCATGAATGGCATTGAG GCAACAAGAACACTGCGGGCAATGGGAATTCAGAGCACAATCGCAGGCGTTTCGTCACACTCATCCCTCAGTGAAGACACACAAGAATTTATAGAGGCAGGCTTAGATGACTACCAAGAGAAACCATTAACCCCTGATAAGCTAGTTGCCATCCTCCATAAGGTTAATCTCCATGTCTGA
- the LOC117637888 gene encoding chaperonin CPN60-2, mitochondrial isoform X1, translating to MYRFAGSLASKARLARNCTQQIGSSLISRRNYAAKDIKFGVEARALMLKGVEELADAVKVTMGPKGRNVVLEQSFGAPKVTKDGVTVAKSIEFRDKVKNIGASLVKQVANATNDAAGDGTTCATVLTRAIFTEGCKSVAAGMNAMDLRRGISMAVDSVVTNLKSRARMISTSEEIAQVGTISANGEREIGELIAKAMEKVGKEGVITIADGKTLYNELEVVEGMKLDRGYISPYFITNPKNQKCELEDPLVLIHEKKISNLNSIVKILELALKKQRPLLIVAEDVESEALATLIINKLRAGIKVCAIKAPGFGENRKANLQDLAILTGGEVITEELGLNLDKVGVETLGTCKRVTISKDDTVILDGAGDKKAIEERCEQLRSSIELSTSDYDKEKLQERLAKISGGVAVLKIGGASEAEVSEKKDRVTDALNATKAAVEEGIVPGGGAALLYASKELDKLATANFDQKIGVQIIQNALKMPVSTIASNAGVEGAVVVGKLLEQDNPDLGYDAAKGEYVDMIKAGIIDPLKVIRTALVDAASVSSLMTTTEAVVVELPKDEKETPGMGGGMGGMDY from the exons ATGTACCGCTTCGCCGGCAGCCTCGCCTCTAAAGCCAG GTTGGCTAGAAACTGTACCCAACAG ATTGGTAGTAGTTTGATTTCGAGAAGGAACTATGCGGCCAAAGATATCAAATTCGGTGTGGAAGCCCGGGCATTGATGCTCAAGGGTGTGGAAGAGCTCGCTGATGCTGTTAAAGTCACAATGGGGCCAAAA GGACGCAATGTTGTTCTGGAACAAAGCTTTGGGGCCCCTAAAGTGACAAAGGATGGTGTCACTGTAGCAAAGAGCATTGAGTTCAGAGATAAAGTCAAGAACATTGGTGCTAGTCTTGTAAAGCAGGTCGCAAATGCTACAAATGATGCCGCAGGGGATG GTACCACTTGTGCTACAGTCCTCACCCGCGCTATATTTACTGAAGGATGCAAATCAGTGGCAGCTGGAATGAATGCTATGGACCTAAGACGAGGCATTTCAATGGCAGTTGATTCTGTTGTGACAAACTTGAAGAGTAGGGCTCGGATGATCAGCACATCTGAAGAAATAGCTCAG GTTGGGACCATATCAGCtaatggagagagagaaattggtGAACTAATCGCTAAGGCTATGGAGAAAGTTGGCAAAGAGGGTGTTATTACCATTGCT GATGGAAAAACATTGTATAATGAATTGGAGGTTGTTGAAGGAATGAAGCTAGATAGGGGATATATATCACCTTACTTTATTACCAATCCTAAGAACCAAAAATGT GAATTAGAAGATCCACTCGTCTTAATccatgagaagaaaatctcAAATCTAAATTCGATAGTGAAAATATTAGAGCTGGCATTGAAG AAGCAAAGACCTCTTTTGATTGTTGCTGAAGATGTGGAAAGTGAAGCACTTGCTACACTCATTATAAACAAGCTTCGTGCTGGAATTAAG GTTTGTGCAATTAAAGCCCCTGGATTTGGAGAAAACAGGAAGGCAAATTTGCAGGACCTAGCCATTCTTACGGGAGGCGAG GTAATAACTGAAGAGCTTGGTCTGAACCTTGACAAAGTTGGAGTAGAAACACTTGGAACCTGCAAAAGG GTTACGATATCAAAAGATGACACTGTTATTCTTGATGGGGCTGGTGACAAGAAAGCCATTGAAGAAAGATGTGAACAG CTGAGATCATCAATTGAATTGAGCACTTCTGATTATGACAAGGAGAAGTTACAAGAGCGGTTGGCAAAGATTTCTGGTGGTGTTGCCGTTTTAAAG ATTGGTGGAGCGAGCGAAGCAGAAGTTAGTGAAAAGAAGGACAGAGTAACTGATGCTCTAAATGCCACCAAGGCTGCTGTAGAGGAAGGAATCGTACCTG GTGGTGGTGCTGCACTTCTATATGCCTCAAAGGAGCTGGACAAGTTGGCAACTGCAAACTTTGACCAGAAGATTGGTGTTCAAATTATTCAGAATGCTCTTAAG ATGCCTGTATCCACAATTGCTTCTAATGCTGGAGTTGAGGGGGCAGTTGTTGTTGGCAAACTATTGGAGCAGGACAATCCTGACCTTGGATACGATGCAGCAAAAG GTGAATATGTAGACATGATAAAGGCAGGGATCATTGATCCATTGAAAGTCATCAGAACCGCCTTGGTCGATGCCGCAAG CGTGTCCTCGTTAATGACCACGACAGAGGCAGTTGTCGTTGAGCTTCCCAAGGATGAGAAGGAAACCCCTGGAATGGGAGGTGGCATGGGAGGCATGGATTACTAG
- the LOC117637888 gene encoding chaperonin CPN60-2, mitochondrial isoform X2, translating into MYRFAGSLASKARLARNCTQQIGSSLISRRNYAAKDIKFGVEARALMLKGVEELADAVKVTMGPKGRNVVLEQSFGAPKVTKDGVTVAKSIEFRDKVKNIGASLVKQVANATNDAAGDGTTCATVLTRAIFTEGCKSVAAGMNAMDLRRGISMAVDSVVTNLKSRARMISTSEEIAQVGTISANGEREIGELIAKAMEKVGKEGVITIADGKTLYNELEVVEGMKLDRGYISPYFITNPKNQKCELEDPLVLIHEKKISNLNSIVKILELALKKQRPLLIVAEDVESEALATLIINKLRAGIKVITEELGLNLDKVGVETLGTCKRVTISKDDTVILDGAGDKKAIEERCEQLRSSIELSTSDYDKEKLQERLAKISGGVAVLKIGGASEAEVSEKKDRVTDALNATKAAVEEGIVPGGGAALLYASKELDKLATANFDQKIGVQIIQNALKMPVSTIASNAGVEGAVVVGKLLEQDNPDLGYDAAKGEYVDMIKAGIIDPLKVIRTALVDAASVSSLMTTTEAVVVELPKDEKETPGMGGGMGGMDY; encoded by the exons ATGTACCGCTTCGCCGGCAGCCTCGCCTCTAAAGCCAG GTTGGCTAGAAACTGTACCCAACAG ATTGGTAGTAGTTTGATTTCGAGAAGGAACTATGCGGCCAAAGATATCAAATTCGGTGTGGAAGCCCGGGCATTGATGCTCAAGGGTGTGGAAGAGCTCGCTGATGCTGTTAAAGTCACAATGGGGCCAAAA GGACGCAATGTTGTTCTGGAACAAAGCTTTGGGGCCCCTAAAGTGACAAAGGATGGTGTCACTGTAGCAAAGAGCATTGAGTTCAGAGATAAAGTCAAGAACATTGGTGCTAGTCTTGTAAAGCAGGTCGCAAATGCTACAAATGATGCCGCAGGGGATG GTACCACTTGTGCTACAGTCCTCACCCGCGCTATATTTACTGAAGGATGCAAATCAGTGGCAGCTGGAATGAATGCTATGGACCTAAGACGAGGCATTTCAATGGCAGTTGATTCTGTTGTGACAAACTTGAAGAGTAGGGCTCGGATGATCAGCACATCTGAAGAAATAGCTCAG GTTGGGACCATATCAGCtaatggagagagagaaattggtGAACTAATCGCTAAGGCTATGGAGAAAGTTGGCAAAGAGGGTGTTATTACCATTGCT GATGGAAAAACATTGTATAATGAATTGGAGGTTGTTGAAGGAATGAAGCTAGATAGGGGATATATATCACCTTACTTTATTACCAATCCTAAGAACCAAAAATGT GAATTAGAAGATCCACTCGTCTTAATccatgagaagaaaatctcAAATCTAAATTCGATAGTGAAAATATTAGAGCTGGCATTGAAG AAGCAAAGACCTCTTTTGATTGTTGCTGAAGATGTGGAAAGTGAAGCACTTGCTACACTCATTATAAACAAGCTTCGTGCTGGAATTAAG GTAATAACTGAAGAGCTTGGTCTGAACCTTGACAAAGTTGGAGTAGAAACACTTGGAACCTGCAAAAGG GTTACGATATCAAAAGATGACACTGTTATTCTTGATGGGGCTGGTGACAAGAAAGCCATTGAAGAAAGATGTGAACAG CTGAGATCATCAATTGAATTGAGCACTTCTGATTATGACAAGGAGAAGTTACAAGAGCGGTTGGCAAAGATTTCTGGTGGTGTTGCCGTTTTAAAG ATTGGTGGAGCGAGCGAAGCAGAAGTTAGTGAAAAGAAGGACAGAGTAACTGATGCTCTAAATGCCACCAAGGCTGCTGTAGAGGAAGGAATCGTACCTG GTGGTGGTGCTGCACTTCTATATGCCTCAAAGGAGCTGGACAAGTTGGCAACTGCAAACTTTGACCAGAAGATTGGTGTTCAAATTATTCAGAATGCTCTTAAG ATGCCTGTATCCACAATTGCTTCTAATGCTGGAGTTGAGGGGGCAGTTGTTGTTGGCAAACTATTGGAGCAGGACAATCCTGACCTTGGATACGATGCAGCAAAAG GTGAATATGTAGACATGATAAAGGCAGGGATCATTGATCCATTGAAAGTCATCAGAACCGCCTTGGTCGATGCCGCAAG CGTGTCCTCGTTAATGACCACGACAGAGGCAGTTGTCGTTGAGCTTCCCAAGGATGAGAAGGAAACCCCTGGAATGGGAGGTGGCATGGGAGGCATGGATTACTAG